The following are from one region of the Spodoptera frugiperda isolate SF20-4 chromosome 20, AGI-APGP_CSIRO_Sfru_2.0, whole genome shotgun sequence genome:
- the LOC118261823 gene encoding broad-complex core protein isoforms 1/2/3/4/5: MADQFCLRWNNFQSNIVSALDSLKCSEDLVDVTLTCEGRNIKAHKVILSACSPYFRNVFKENPCQHPVIILKDVSADDIVSLLSYMYQGEVFIEESKLSSFLHTAALLQVKGLTGVTQQKENFTSPNTSNKLYTQLTISSKPLFGAAHKETKLPALKKRRSSTSDKPTDVTIGDGPKKNKIIETFDIYSRSNLTHATKIDNPVFFPENNIDKKCDGKIDVPIITANGKSSSSQVAPGDNIPVTIKTERTDDNNSPTLSINANSENDESLPDYENSMLARSLLSGINPSKSEASANNSTLKKVSNVMVDVHCSTRSKDILNSDTVTFTNAPSKSPVKSMLTEELHLKPEKQSPKSDVEYEPEVLLSEHQDGTDSDSNFTQDQSQALLMLAGMSTVPVLTGGASTSQGLAHQSNHAAICGDCPHCGMKYSNQSALKYHVRLMHSDLTNRLCCYLCPRSFTMRETFKEHMWTSHGQRN, translated from the exons ATGGCTGATCAATTTTGTTTACGTTGGAACAACTTCCAGTCAAACATAGTGAGTGCCTTGGATTCATTGAAGTGTTCAGAAGATTTGGTCGACGTTACACTCACCTGTGAAGGCAGAAATATCAAGGCCCACAAAGTCATATTGTCAGCGTGCAGCCCGTACTTCAGGAATGTGTTCAAG gaaaaTCCATGCCAGCACCCAGTGATAATACTGAAGGATGTGTCTGCTGATGACATTGTCAGTCTACTCTCATACATGTACCAAGGAGAAGTGTTTATTGAAGAGAGCAAACTGTCATCTTTCCTGCATACGGCAGCACTTTTACAAGTAAAAGGCCTAACTGGTGTGACACAACAG aagGAAAACTTCACATCTCCGAACACATCAAATAAGTTATACACGCAACTAACTATATCATCAAAGCCATTATTTGGTGCTGCTCACAAGGAAACGAAATTGCCAGCTTTGAAGAAGAGACGAAGTAGTACTTCGGATAAACCTACAGATGTTACCATTGGGGATGGCCCCAAAAAGAATAAGATTATAGaaacatttgatatttataGCAGAAGTAACCTCACACATGCTACTAAAATCGACAATCCAGTATTCTTCCCAGAAAACAATATAGACAAGAAATGTGATGGAAAAATTGATGTACCAATAATAACTGCAAATGGAAAAAGTTCATCATCtcag GTAGCTCCAGGAGACAACATTCCGGTAACCATAAAGACAGAAAGGACAGATGACAACAACTCACCCACACTCTCAATAAATGCCAACTCTGAAAATGATGAAAGTCTTCCCGATTATGAAAACAGCATGCTTGCCAGATCTCTGCTCTCAG GAATAAATCCATCGAAAAGTGAAGCTAGTGCCAACAATTCAACTCTAAAAAAAGTGTCAAATGTGATGGTAGATGTGCATTGTTCAACTCGGTCAAAAGATATTCTTAATTCGGATACTGTGACATTCACCAATGCCCCATCTAAAAGTCCTGTGAAGTCTATGCTTACTGAAGAACTACATTTGAAACCGGAAAAACAGTCGCCGAAATCTGATGTGGAATATGAGCCAGAAGTGTTATTGTCAGAACATCAAGATGGTACAGACTCGGATAGCAACTTTACCCAAGACCAATCTCAAGCTCTACTCATGTTGGCTGGAATGTCCACAGTGCCTGTACTGACTGGCGGCGCCTCCACATCGCAAGGACTCGCACACCAATCAAACCATGCTGCTATTTGTGGTGATTGCCCTCACTGTGGCATGAAGTATTCCAACCAGTCAGCCTTAAAATATCATGTCAGATTAATGCACTCTGACTTGACCAATAGACTGTGTTGCTACCTTTGTCCAAGGTCATTCACAATGCGTGAGACATTCAAAGAACATATGTGGACAAGTCATGGTCAAAggaattaa